The genomic segment CGTGCACGCCTTCACGGCCGGCGACCCGGCCGACCCCGCCACCCTCATGGGCCCGCTGATCTCGGCCGCGCAGCGGGAGCGCGTACGGTCCCACGTCCCCGAGGACGCGCCCGCCGCCATCCGGGGCACGGCCCCCGCGGGCAGGGGCTTCTGGTACCCCGCGACCGTCCTGGAGGCCGCCGGGGCGGGCAGCGCCGCCGTCGAGGAGGTGTTCGGGCCCGTCGCCGTCGTCCAGCGCTTCAAGGACGAGGCGGAGGCGGTACGGCTGGCCAACGCCACCCGCTACGGGCTGTCCGGCTCGGTCTGGACCCGGGACACCGGACGGGCCCTGCGGGTCTCCCGCGCGGTGGCGGCCGGCAACCTCTCCGTCAACTCGCACAGCAGTGTGCGCTATTCGACCCCGTTCGGCGGCTACAAGGAGTCCGGGATCGGGCGGGAGCTGGGCCCGGGCGCGCTCGCCGCCTTCACCGAGACCAAGAACGTGTTCATCAGCACCGACGAGTGACGACGCCCGGGGGCACGCCCGTGCGCCCCGGCGTCCGGGAGCGCCGGCCCCCCGCCGCCGCCCGCGGCCCGACCCCCGGCACCGACCAGCGAGGAGAACCCCGTGACCGATCAGCCCCTGTGCCGCCGCCTCCCCGGGCGCACCGCCGTCGTCACCGGAGCGGGCAGCGGCATCGGCCTCGCCGCCGCCCGCCGGCTCGCCTCCGAGGGCGCCAACGTCGTCTGCGCGGACATCGACGAGCGGGCGGGCAAGGCCGCCGCCGAGGAGACCGGCGGGCTGTTCGCCGCCGTGGACGTCACCGACGAGAGCCAGGTCGAGGCGCTGTTCCGGACGGCGTACGAGACGTACGGCTCGGTCGACGTGGCCTTCAACAACGCCGGGATCTCGCCCCCCGACGACGACTCGATCCTCACCACCGGCCTCGACGCCTGGAAACGCGTCCAGGAGGTCAACCTCACCTCCGTCTACCTCTGCTGCAAGTACGCCATCCCGTACATGCGGCGGCAGCGGAAGGGCTCGGTGATCAACACGGCGTCCTTCGTCGCCAGGATGGGCGCCGCCACCTCCCAGATCAGCTACACCGCCTCCAAGGGCGGCGTGCTCGCGATGTCCCGCGAGCTGGGCGTGCAGTTCGCCCGCGAGGGCATCCGCGTCAACGCCCTGTGCCCCGGGCCGGTCAACACCCCTCTGCTGAAGGAGCTGTTCGCCAAGGACCCGGAGCGGGCCGCGCGCCGGCTGGTGCACGTCCCCGTGGGCCGCTTCGCCGAGCCGGAGGAGATCGCCGCGGCCGTCGCCTTCCTCGCCAGCGACGACTCCTCCTTCGTCAACGCGGCGGAGTTCCTGGTCGACGGCGGGCTCGCGGGCGCGTACGTCACCCCGCTCTAGCGGGGCGGGGCGGTACGGGCACGGTGGTACGGGGGATGCCGGCCGCGAGGACTGGTGTACGAACCGTAACCGTCCGCCGTAGGCTGATCGCGTGAGCATGACGACACCCCCCGGCTGGTACCCGGACCCCGGACACACGGGCGGCGGCCCGGCACTGGAACGCTGGTGGGACGGTTCCGGCTGGACCGACCACACCCGGCAGGCACAGGCCGCCGCCCCGGCCGCGGCGACCCCGCCGGGCGGCTTCGGCGGCACGGCCGGCTTCGGCCCGCCCGAGCCGCCGGACCTGCCTCCGTACGGCATCCGGGACCGGCAGACGTCCCCCGGCGCCTCGCGCGGCACGAAACTCGCCGTGCTGGTCACCGCGGCGGTGGTGCTGGTCGCGGCCATCGCCGGCGGCATCGTCCTGCTGGACGGCGAGGACTCCGGCACGGCGTCCTCACCCGGGCCGGGCCTCTCCGACCGGC from the Streptomyces xinghaiensis S187 genome contains:
- a CDS encoding 3-oxoacyl-ACP reductase — translated: MTDQPLCRRLPGRTAVVTGAGSGIGLAAARRLASEGANVVCADIDERAGKAAAEETGGLFAAVDVTDESQVEALFRTAYETYGSVDVAFNNAGISPPDDDSILTTGLDAWKRVQEVNLTSVYLCCKYAIPYMRRQRKGSVINTASFVARMGAATSQISYTASKGGVLAMSRELGVQFAREGIRVNALCPGPVNTPLLKELFAKDPERAARRLVHVPVGRFAEPEEIAAAVAFLASDDSSFVNAAEFLVDGGLAGAYVTPL